One Cololabis saira isolate AMF1-May2022 chromosome 12, fColSai1.1, whole genome shotgun sequence DNA window includes the following coding sequences:
- the trh gene encoding pro-thyrotropin-releasing hormone gives MKSACLIILASLAICNLRVSEGQSISAEEETDRSATIDDIILKRAESLLLRSILQKLRNEDEINDGFFSQPEWVTKRQHPGKRYISEDFEKRQHPGKREGDEDEQYLDVQKRQHPGKRADGAHSFMAYQKRQHPGKRSTTGLVSDDPVVMLSELSKRQHPGKRYLVLHSKRQHPGKRRPGDEEGDWDAEEEEEEEEEEEDLPEMEKRQHPGKRFWDNQSPELGTNSPCDVLETESCSKTSLLLDFLDNINKSHAEEKRQHPGKRFAPEEDLVEEGE, from the exons ATGAAGTCGGCATGCCTGATCATACTGGCTTCTCTAGCGATCTGCAACTTGCGGGTGTCTGAAGGACAGAGCATCTCTGCAGAGGAGGAGACGGACCGAAGTGCCACCATAGACGACATCATCCTAAAGAGAGCGGAAAGTCTCCTGTTAAGGTCCATTCTCCAAAAACTACGGAATGAAGACGAGATAAATG ATGGGTTCTTCTCTCAGCCAGAATGGGTGACAAAACGACAACATCCCGGTAAGAGATACATCAGCGAAGATTTTGAGAAGCGGCAGCATCCAGGCAAGAGAGAGGGGGATGAGGACGAGCAGTACTTGGATGTGCAAAAGAGACAACACCCGGGCAAGCGCGCAGATGGAGCGCACTCGTTCATGGCGTACCAGAAAAGGCAGCATCCGGGAAAGCGCTCCACGACCGGACTCGTCTCTGACGACCCCGTTGTAATGCTCAGCGAACTTTCCAAACGCCAGCACCCAGGCAAGCGTTACCTGGTGTTGCACAGCAAACGCCAGCACCCAGGTAAGCGCCGTCCCGGGGACGAGGAGGGGGATTGGgatgcggaggaggaggaggaggaggaggaggaggaggaagacctACCTGAGATGGAAAAGCGCCAGCACCCCGGAAAACGCTTTTGGGATAACCAGAGTCCGGAGTTAGGCACAAACAGCCCGTGTGATGTTTTGGAGACTGAGAGCTGCAGTAAGACCAGTCTGCTGCTCGACTTTTTAGATAACATTAACAAGAGTCACGCCGAGGAGAAGAGACAGCACCCGGGGAAAAGGTTTGCGCCGGAGGAGGATCTAGTGGAAGAAGGAGAGTAG